The following DNA comes from Pomacea canaliculata isolate SZHN2017 linkage group LG10, ASM307304v1, whole genome shotgun sequence.
GGTgttctctttgttttgattACTTTTCAGCATGTGCGTATTATACATCGTCTTGTGGTCTCCACAGAACATGTCATTCATGAGCGTCATCAGGCGCTGtataagttgttgttgttgttgttgttgttgttgttgttgtctaaCAGCTGACGATTGTGTTCTGCGCTAGGGTATGTCCACGTATCGCGTGATATGCAGCTGAAGGTCCTCACCTTGGATGACAAGATGCTCCAGTCTTATGCTGCTCAGTGTTTACAGTGGTTCTGATGAGTTTGTTTACTGTAAAGGTAAATCTGGTCTACGGTGGTCTTAGTCTCCTTGCACATCAACTAAAAGTGCAACCTTAGGTAGCGTGGACTGGCGCTTCCCGCGATGCCTGGAGGACAAAGGGAGATTGCAGTACACTGAACATCCATCGTTCAATGTTGACGGCCACCTGAACAAGCTGGGATATGTAAGCAGACTCGGTATTTGGTTCCTCATGACTAACAGACGTTTATTTGACAGCGCGAATAACCAGCTGTCATCTGCTCTTTAAGCGTGAGGATAACGATCCTCCTTTTGAAGCGACTGATAAGTGATGATGAGAAGTGGATTGTTTACAGAGTGCGCGAACGGTCTTGGTCCCGACGAGACAGTTCGCTTCCGACGATGTGCAAAGCAGACATTCCTCAGAAGGTGATGTTGTCGGTGTGGTGGGATTTTAAAGGCGCCGTGTTTTTACGAGCTTCTACGAAGGACAAAGACAATCCGAATGTGTACAGTCGGCGATGAGACAGTTTGAATGAATCCATCATCCAGAAACATCTAGCGCTCGTTAGTCGCAAAGGAGTCGTGTTCTGTCTCGACAACGTGAGACCACACACAATTTGATCTCCCGGCAACAGCTACTGAAGAATACTCACCACACCCACCAAACTCACCACACCCACCATGCCCACCACACTCGCCACACCCACCATGCCACCATACCACACTCACCACACCCACCATGCCCATCACACCCACCACACTCGCCACACCCACCATGCCCACCATACCACACTCACCACACCCACCATGCCCATCACACCCACCACACTCGCCACACCACTATATTCACCATGCCCACTACACCCACCATGCCCACCACACTCGCCATGCCCACCATACTCACCATGCCCACTACACCCACCATACTCACCATGCCCACCCACCAAACTCACCCATGCCCACCACACTCTCCATGCCCACTACACCCACCATACTCACCATGCCCACCACACCCACCATACCACACTCACCACACCCACCATGCCCATCACACCCACCACACTCGCCACACCCACTATATTTCACCATGCCCACTACACCACCATGCCCACCACACTCGCCATGCCACCATACTCACCATGCCCACCACACTCACCATGCCCACCACACCCACCATACTCACCATGCCCACCACACCACCATACTCACCACACCCACCATACTCACCATGCCCACCATACTCACCATGCCCACCACACCCACCATACTTCACCATGCCCACTACACCCACCATACGCACCATGCCCACCCACCAAACTCACCATGCCCACCATACTCACCATGCCACCAAACCCACCATGCCCACCACACCCACCATACTCACCATGCCCACTACACCCACCATGCCCACCATGCCCCCCACACTCACCACGCCCACCAAACTCACCATGCCCACCACACACCTAATGGCGACCTGGAAGATTCAAAGATACGAGGCTGTCAAATCACAACAAAAAGGCGGAGGGACTGGACAGGTCATTGGCACGCGAGTCGCTGTCAGGCGCAGCTGGACTTGACTTTCTCAGTTGTTCAGCTGGATCCTGACGCTCAAGCAGATGAAgagaatatttgtttacatcacCATTGTTTCTCTCCGGAGTTTTGATCATAGCTACACTTCTTAGAAGCCCTCAGCccaaggaaacaaaaagtaagCGCGAACCTACATTTTCATTGTCCGTTAAAACAAGTAACGGGAATTTTACTTACTCAGTCCACTTATTCACATCTACATGGTTTTTGAAGGTAAGCCCTGGCAAATTAAAAGAACATAGCACAGTTATTCATTTTctacaaaaacatttgtttcatgttGTAAAGACAAGCAAACGTGGAGTGTTCTACTTTCTAACTTCAGACCTCACAGAAGGTTCAGCTAATACAAAGCTTCCGTTGTAAGGTGTCGACCTCACATGTGGCCATGAGGCGTTGTCCAGTTACCATGGTAACGAGGCGTCGTCCAGTTTGCCCAGATGGGAATGCCATCGGTTAAAGTTGCGAACTTACCAAGTGTAGGAATCAGCATATTAGATTCTCAGAGAGTAAAGGAAACGTGTGCTAGCCTTTAAAGAACACTCGAGGCACATATTTCTTCATGAAGACGACAATGGCCATCACGATGATGGAGCttggtaaaattttttttttcacttctcgTGCAGCGTGTGTTGGGGAGATGAAGGTGTGCGGCCTTGTCATGGCGGGCGGCTGGTCCAATGCCTGCTGACCGGCACTGCTGACGGCTGGCGTCCTGTACTGCTTCCTCTACTTCCATTTTTCACGCCATCCGCACTCGTATCCGACCTCGCAATCTGGACTTGCAAGCCTCCACCTCCCTGCCCATCAGCCCTCACGCCGTCACGTGGTCTGGCGCGACCATGACGTGACGGAACGTGCGACGAGCGAAGGGATGCAGCACCTGCGGGAGTTCCAGAGCGCCGCACACCATTACTGGCGGAAGCTGCAGGACTTGCTGGTGGCGCGGAACCGGGCCAAGTTTCCAAGCGTGTCGTACTGGAACTGCTCGTGTCTGTGGAGAGCGACGCAGACAACCACACCGGAAATGCCACGCTGTGACGACGAAACGTGACGAGGCTGAAGACGCCGCAAGACTACCTGGCGGAGACGCAGAACTGCACGCGCTTTGTGCTGCACGGCGGCTTCAAGATGGCGGCGGTCAGCGAGGAGGAGTTGGCCTTCCCTCTGGCCTTCAGTCTCTTGGTGTACAAGGATCTTGACCAGGTGGGTGGCCACGGCAGGTGCTAAACGTTTATACGAGAAAGTAAACACGGCAACACCTCCGTAGGTCGTACTTGCCTTGAACTCTGACTCCAATGTTTGTTTGACAACGAGGCTTAGCATGTTGTTGCCTTAGAACATCTTCTGTTCAACGTTGCAACTCTCGCGCCTTGTTAACATGGTCTCCTATCGCTGTCAAAGCTAAGACCAACAGTTCCCATGGAAATTTACTAGAGGGTAGATATacaacatgcacatacattagttatcgtcagccacgagatgtacaacatacacatacattagttatcgtcacaGATGTTACAACATACACattacattagttatcgtcagccacgagatgtacaacataccaCATACaattagttatcgtcacgagatgtacaacacacatacatagttatcgtcacgagatgtaaacatacaacatacattagttatctgtcacgagatgtacaacatacgcatacattagttatcgtcacgagatgtacaacatacacatacattagttatcgtcacgagatgtacaacatacacatacattagtatCGATCAGTCACGAGattgtacaacatacacatacattagttatcgtcacgagatgtacaacattaCACATACatagttatcgtcacgagataCAActcacatacattagttatcgtcacgagatgtacaacatacacatacattagttatcgtcacgaggattacaacatacacatacattagttagcgtcagtcacgagatgtacaaacatacacatacattagttatcgtcacggagatgtacaacatacacatacattattaTTCGTcccgagatgtacaacatacacatacattagttatcgtcacgagatgtacaacatacacatcaTTAGTTATCGgcatgtacaacatacacatacttaGTCATGTACATAACGTTATCGTCAGTGaatgtacaaacatacacatacattagttatcgtcacgagatgtacaacatacacatacattagttatcgtcacgagatgtacaacatacacatacattagtttcGTCACAGATGTACAACATAACAGTCGCAGTCACAGATACAACATACAATACATAGTTattatcgtcacgagatgtacaacatacacatacattagttaatcgtcacgagatgtacaacatacacatacattagttatgcGCTCCTCCAGCAGACGTGTGTTGACGTGTTGTACAGCCTCAACTCATCATCTCGCCACAAGTTTGGCAAAGCGACctttcacccacccaccccagttCTCCCACAGGGATGCGAGCTCCTACCATCACGACTGTCGGTTGTGGCCCACAGATGGTCTCATCAGGACAGGAGTTGAGGCTGTactcgtgtgtctgtgtgcgtccCTGGTGTCACGTGGCGTCACCCAAGCCTTCGAGGcagtggggtgggtgtgggtggggaacTGAAGCCGTTGTTTTGTTGTGTCGCAGGTGGTTCGTCTGCTGCGAGCGATGTACCGCCCACAACGTCTACTGTATGCACGCGGACCGCGAAGTCACCTGACACCTTCCACTCCAGCCTGCGCCACGTCATTCCTGTCTGCCCAACGTCATGCTGACTGGACACCGCTGTCGACGTCCAGTTGGCCGATACTCTGCTGCTCAGCAAGCGGTATGACGTCGACAAACCCGGCGTACTCGTGGCGCCTGTGACGTCGACACATTAGGTGTTCCTGATTCTGTTATTTCTATAGTAAACCTCGAAGCGAAAGCTGCTCGAGTGTGAATACATTGATAACAATGTTGGAAAGTGTCTGACACCTCGCTGGCCCATACAATTTTTaacaagttcttttttttacaagttcTGAAATGTAATGATGACTGCAACGTTTCgtaagtaaatatatttatgtcaaTATGTCAATGtcacatttctgtttattaCCTGATTGCCAGTGAAGCTGACACACTGCATCAGTGGGTGCACACCTTATAAATCACTCCACGCAGTGTGCTGTGTGGTTAACAGCACAGACGCTGAtagtaaacaaacaatgaaTACCCTGATACAATATGTTACCTATTCACATTTCTCGTCCTTGTGTCGCTATTCGAAAAGAGCCAAAAAAGTACCTGCACCTCACACctgctgatgacgtcaccagATGGACGCTTCACGCACTTGGGCTGATACTCATCGTCCCATTGCACATTAGTCTGCGATGAACGACCGAGCAGCTACTCTTGTCAATGAAGACAGTCCACTCACCAgtcctgtaaaatatttgtcatacTTGGTCAAATGTTCGCCGTGTTGCTTAGACTATGAATGTGCCTCCGTTTCTCAAGAGCCTGAGATCGCGTTGGGTTCTGTGTTTGTTCCCAggagatgtttgtgtttacattcaGGGAGATGTCTGTTTGTATTCAGAGATGTTGTTATACTCAGGAGATGTCTGTCTGTATTCAGGAGATGTCTGTTTGTTGTAGGAGATCCTATGCTTGCGGATGTTGTGCAACATGCGACCAAGTGCGCTACTTTATTAACCTGACTGGTCAGGAGTTTCCCTCAAGACCAAAGGAGCTGGTTCAAATCCTGACGGCCTTTCGCGGCGCCAACGACATTCGCGGAACTCGGCATCCGTCAGTACATGGccgactttctctctctcttgtgtgtgtgtgtgcacgcgcgcgcgcgagtaatttgtttgttgtgtgtgtgtgtaagtgcttgcgcgcgcgcgagtaatttgtttgttgtgttgtgtgtgtgtgtgcgcccgcGCGCGCGGCgagtaattttttgtgtgtgtgtgtgtgtgtgtgtgtggtgtgtgtgtgtgtgtgtgggtggtgtggcgcgcgtgtatttgtttgtgtgtgtgtgtgtgtccccttAGCACCACACGTAACCAATGTTCGGTCTTTCGTTGACGGTGGAGTTGAGAAGCTAGGTGCGCTGTTGAAACAGATTCCTGAgcgtttttttctgtgtcaggAGGTTTTCCGGTCGTTGAAGAAAATTGCCAGCGCCTATAACCTGACGTCAGTAAAGGCTGCTGTGACATCGTGGCGTCAGCGCGCTTTTGCGGACTACGTTCCACAGCCGCGTGGCACGTGGACTTGCTGACGTGGCCACCCAAGTACGCTTTCCAGAAGAGATTTTTCAGCACCTTGAACCACAACCCAACCTGGCGCGTACCTGGCTCCTACACAGGTGACTTCTGAACGgtcaaaacaaccaaacaaggtcacacacacacacacaaattgtaAATATGAATTCCTTGTGCGCCAGGACTTCGGTCCGTTTGAAGAGGGAACAGCGCAAACCAATTCAAGcgtcagagagagaaaggcgaGAGTGAGAAAAGATTGAGCAGTCACAGAGGAAGATGGCGAGACGGatttctttcatcattatttcttGCTGTCGGTGTCGCGTATCAGAAAATTCTAGCACTTGCTTGCATCATCTAGAGAAAGCCAGCGAACACGCACTGTTCATAAACCTCGAGTGAAGGGATAAGGGAAGTAATCCCTTTTGACACGAAAACTCGAGAAATCGCTGTTATGTCCCTTGACATTCTCACCCAGCGATCGCCTCTTTGTTATCGTGTCGAGAGCTGAGGTCAGGCGTAGCggcaagcagcagcagcagcaaatatTGCGTACATGTTGTATCTAGTCATATCTAACCTGATCGAATTGCACCAGTATTTGTCCACCTCACCCCTGTCCTCTAcaactctttctctcattctgtccTCTTTTCCTTCTGTGCTTTTAAGTGAGTGCGTGCAGCTAAATCTTGTGTCCCCAACAGCGAGCACCATGTTGGGCTGTGTGCAGGTGGACAGCGCGATCCTTCAAGAGAATTCACCGTTTAAGCTGTGGAAACACAACGGGTTTCCGCACGTGCAGCCGTGCGCGGGCCGCTGGGTGCGCGGCATTTGTCACTTCGGGGGTGCACGACGTGACCCGGATGACCCGCTCGCGCGCCTTTTTGCCAACAAGTTTCCTACGACCTTCAGCCTCTGGCCTACGACTGCCTGGAAGGAATGGTCTGGCACAAAGTGCAGCTGGAGGACAGCGGGCGGCCCCGCCACTCACACGTCTCCTGTATGAAGAGTCCAACATCGTAAGTTCGCTACCAAGGGCCCCGTTCTCATCTGGCAATAAACTGATCGTCAACCACACCTGCgcatctgtctttctgtcattctgtgtattgcctgtgtgtctgcgtgcgcgATGGAGCGTGTGACAACATGTACAGTATCTCGATTCCACCCGTTACGACAGGATGCTGAACGCAATGAGATGTGCGACAGTCGGGCGGTGAAGGGTTGCACGGGTCAGACCCCAGACTTGTAGAAGTTTGTATTATAGGTCTTGTACAGCTGTTAAAACGTATTCTGCCGGCTACACATGTATCGTCCATTAACAGCCAGACTACACAGTATAGACTACAGTCTACAAAACACTCGACCACCTGTATATTGTTACCCGATGTAACAAacaggccccgtatgcatgtagaccggagaaggggtctaatcggcagggttgtccatgggacatatttttctatcccgtcccatcctatcccatggcaatttatgcctgtcccatcccgtcccatcccatgggacgtttcccatgggattcctaTAGTAATAACAtccctatggacaacactgctggTACGGCCAAAACAATTTTCGCACTTACTTTTAGCAGTGGAAATCTATGTtcatttttccaataatttacttacgcaactgcaaatttcagcgtaaatttattttacaatatcaagtatcgactaccatgggaaatacaaatgtgtgctgtcccaatCCCATCCATTCCCATGGACGTTTCCCatggattcccatgggattcccattcctatggacaacactgctaatCGGTAATAGAgctcatccgggtggataggagcgaaaaattcgaatgcacgagagcccggagaagctgtcCGGTCTGGCTTCTCGCGTATAAAGTTATCGGCGAGTCCGGGGCTGTGTAAACTCGCTATCCgggaggaaaaatggcggcCTTCACTGTGTTTACTAGCAACAACGTCGATTGTCCAGACGAAATCGGGTGGTTTGGTGACAGATTcgcacccgtttgaagtgttggatgaattaaaactgtattgcaaacttCAGTTTAGccgagagaacattctagcgaTGACCGCTGTAGTGGCatgcgagatcgctgtcaccagtcggcaaggCACACTAACATCGTCACTACAAGTGCTCATGACTGACGATATTTTGCCACAAAtatcaaactttcaagaagtgtgtggagaattcactgatgtaaacaaatcgactgttattaGTACTGTGAGTCCCTGTGACGAGAGTCACCGATGGTTCGCATCGGCGAGCGCCtaacaaaatttcattgctcaaggttgtgctgaaagacaaagatatgcagacacatcggCCTGTGAATTCAACTCcaacagtggcgtaggaaagatgtttcggcgttgggggggggggacaaaaaaaaaaaaaaactcactcaccactctttttgttttttttcactcagatttgaacacaccgcTTTCAGTGTGGGGGTGTGTGTTCAGACCTCGTCttaaccaccaggctatacagcccGTTACCAACtacgtgtctaaagttcgtgaagaaGTCAACTTCGCGTTACCCAACAATGAACAACTCGCTGACCGAGACGCACAACTCCCcaaaccggtgacgtcatcgacaacgaggctgttagttaacgaagatgactagtgcacgacggaccacgaaacctgctactgtccccctaggtaccCAAACtgcaggaacacacacgtcatactcaatggagtgcacaagatcggagtgaccaGACGGCAACAATCCTACCGATCCcgtctcccctccagacatcattgtacgctgtggtcagagttgcctgcccagtcaatggaggacatcgaaaatgGACTACAGTACctaaaaagaacacaacaagaaataaagtgacaagatggccggtcctccacagttcatacaattgctatcccataatgtcgaggactttgtgtggacggcaagcacaagcaagacaagggagagaataagttcacTGACCCATGTGACTActcgacacgaggtgtccgtgctaacggtcacccaGGACCAGCACGGGGACTCACCGTGAAAATATTAGAAGAAGTGTAACATTTCAACTGCGACAtgacggtttgctcgtgaaacACGATCCTGGCTTGTTACAAAGcataacgtgtttgttattgtgtacttacagacattgcttgacgtcacgAGCATACACTGCAATGATTTCTTGACTTccacgatacttcagtcctgcttctacacttacatcgcaaggaagagctgtgccggccgatatccttgttttagtaaaaaatgtatttaataagtttttgcatagactgcagttacggttgacaatttgattttagtgcaatttgacaccgagtttaaccagCAAGTCTGGACTtaaaacccacagatgaaacgcagggttcggagacagaccaggaggagatcgatcctcggcctcAGAACCGGCTTATCACAAGGACCTAGTCTGCGTCTGCCTGCTCACCACAAGCTGGCAATGTCAGAAAGTCTCACCTGGAACAGTCGCATACGATAAGGTGACAACACAAAGGCTTTCCCGTCCTCCACTCTTATCACACCTGCAATACCCTCAAGCACTTGCTTGACCTGTGAGTATGGAGCACTCGCTGTCAGACCCTTGTTATGCGACAAGAAGTAGTGGCTAGCACCTCACATTGCACCAAAACTAACACACAGATAGTCAAAGGCATATTTTAAGCAGTCAACCGTTAAAAAGATCGAAGAGTACAGAAGACACTGACATTCAGATGTCGATGTTTTGTAAAAACTACAAATTGTTTAGAAGGCTTTTCTGataaactctgtgtgtgtggcgtgcatgtgcgtgcgagaaaataaatatggacGTGTCTACAATACAAATTCTTTTGATTACCTAGACAGctaaagtgaagaaaataatctacccttggtttttgttttggttgtttttctgTCGTAGGACATTAGCAGAAACTCTGTGCACCCCACAAGGGAAAAGACATTTGAAGTTGAAAGGCGAAAGTGTGGCGTGTTCTGATTGATCCTTGAGACACAAAAGACGACGATTGTTGTCGTTCGTGGTGTACTTCTGTGGAAAAAGTGTTTCTCCTACAGGTGGATGCTTGCAGTAAACAAAGAGgaggaaaggaggaggaggaggaggaaaggggaAACAGGAGGCGGCGAGAGCAGCTGTTCATTACGGACTGACGTCTGCATTTATAACTAAGCTCTGTCTTGCCTactctgtgtgttgtgtctaGTTTTGTTATCTGTAGCAGCGGTTACTTTGATGACAGTTCGACTGGTTTAAACGCAACCAAACCATCAGGTTCCTTCTCAAGCCTTCAGACCAAGGACTAATGTTGTAGCCGAGACTCTACGCCAAGCCAATCTCTTGGTCCCAGTGGACGCCAAACAGAAAACTGTTGGCATGATGAAATCTTCCATCATCCTCATAGTCgttgttatcatttttttttcggcAGTATGGGTTGGTCACGCTTTCGACTAAGCTGATCAGCATGTTGAGCCCACAGTTGGAGAAGCTGCAAATTACCCAAGATGGCGTCTTATTGTGTCGAAATGCATCGCGGATGAAACCCTTCTGAAAAAAGAGCTGACACCCTACAAAACAAGATTGCATTGCGACTCTCGCCACTCTGTGGCCCTGCTGTAGTTGCTTTGTTATCTTCTTGACTATACACGACTCAAGGGAGTGTGTCCGTAATCTCATCTGTCTGTGGCAGTGCAGAAGGGGCGGGGACAGGGGACCACCCCCCCAGACAGCGAATTTCTAGGTTCCTGCAGCACTGGCCACCTCGTCTTGAGCTGTGCCCCTCTACAACCTCTCCTCTACCCTACCTCCCCCCCCCAATCACAGCTCTCGTCTGATACAAGGAGTGCGGAAAGATTCGGGTGCTAAGAGCTGTAATGTGCTTAGTCCAGACACGTTGTCGTTGTCAGCCACTGCACCAGCGCCTGTCCGGCGGAGGACTGGGCCTGTCTCCCAGcgagtttgtgaaaaaaaatgttcgtgcTACAGCCTGCAGAAGCTGTCCGGTGTTGTTGAGTCAGCTTTGACATGAACAAAACCACAACGACAACAGTGAGACATCAGAAAAGGTGAGTGGATGGCTCAACAAGAATGTTCTTTTTATAGACATTTGCACACGATTTATTGAAAACTTTCTGCATTCCAATATTTCCATAAAATCTACTAAGTAGCACTTTGTTTGTTAGGTTTCATCGACATTCAACATCACAGCCGAAGATGGAGGAATCAGACTAGAAAGACCTCACCTAGCACGGAGAAGCAAACCACTTCACAGCAGGAGAGACTCTTCACTCGCCACATCTCCCCGGAGGTTCTGCGCCTCTTTCAGGAAAGTTATGGCTTGACTTCAATCCTTCCCATAACCCACCTCCGCCTTCAGTGAGCCCCATACTTTGCAAGGAAGAAGACATTCACAGTGGGACAAAGCACGTGGACATCGTTGTGCACCAGCAGACTGTGACCCCTCTCgtaaaggtcaagggtcagcagATTACTGCACGGACTGTGTCACTGCTACATCGTGAGAGAGCCGAGAGCAGGTCACGGGTCCTAGCCGACTTCCGCTGGGTAATCACCCACCCCAAGCACGCGTCCCCCGTGGAAGTCTC
Coding sequences within:
- the LOC112573618 gene encoding uncharacterized histidine-rich protein DDB_G0274557-like produces the protein MPTTPTMPTTLAMPTILTMPTTPTILTMPTHQTHPCPPHSPCPLHPPYSPCPPHPPYHTHHTHHAHHTHHTRHTHYISPCPLHHHAHHTRHATILTMPTTLTMPTTPTILTMPTTPPYSPHPPYSPCPPYSPCPPHPPYFTMPTTPTIRTMPTHQTHHAHHTHHATKPTMPTTPTILTMPTTPTMPTMPPTLTTPTKLTMPTTHLMATWKIQRYEAVKSQQKGGGTGQVIGTRVAVRRSWT